In a genomic window of Mercenaria mercenaria strain notata chromosome 19, MADL_Memer_1, whole genome shotgun sequence:
- the LOC123542926 gene encoding uncharacterized protein LOC123542926: MAVSWKSDVDVIFVQSAVKCFEIYPTVDSKEVGKYEAAFEFDLDNVPEGYTKLLLKHFRCSTKYADLRSRIQESLTDKGYLKNGERLIAAVEYGGKGVKREGYLSKTYMHDKVTGPAQPFRFKINPALDMEISVDHVQAFPCEYPSALDDWLKQERQNTWPSSDVLKEVQKTDLLVVSVGLSGSKDENLQRRISLTLAERALIRSFNDTQIKVYAAMKMLAKHELKPICTNITSYIVKNVIFWVFEKRMGTFQEDDFVEILLQALVYLKECITLGCLPNYMIHSKNLLQGKVSQEEKIKLEKHLDILITEDSTVLLRCPLVQEMVEKSEDELKNKLLFRELTDKVLLAIFAVPQHEYDKIEHLFHVAQKSDECVKVYADKVLPIIRESNPFGVFTLLTTLSGPEIIGRIYEGFMHGFAECWMG; encoded by the coding sequence ATGGCAGTTTCATGGAAAAGTGATGTAGATGTGATATTTGTTCAGTCAGctgttaaatgttttgaaatttacccaACGGTAGATTCCAAAGAAGTTGGAAAGTATGAAGCAGCCTTTGAATTTGATTTAGATAATGTTCCCGAAGGATatacaaaattacttttaaaacatttcagatgCTCCACAAAATATGCAGATCTAAGATCAAGAATTCAAGAATCATTGACAGACAAAGGTTATTTGAAAAATGGCGAAAGACTGATTGCAGCGGTAGAGTATGGGGGCAAAGGTGTTAAAAGAGAAGGTTATCTCAGCAAAACTTACATGCACGATAAAGTAACAGGACCTGCACAGCCATTCCGATTTAAAATTAACCCAGCACTTGATATGGAAATATCTGTTGACCATGTTCAAGCATTTCCTTGTGAGTACCCATCAGCATTGGACGACTGGCTTAAGCAAGAGAGacaaaatacctggccgagttcAGATGTCTTGAAGGAAGTACAGAAAACAGATTTATTGGTTGTCTCTGTTGGGCTGTCCGGCAGTAAAGATGAGAACTTGCAAAGGAGAATTTCTTTAACCCTCGCAGAGAGAGCTCTGATACGCTCGTTCAATGACACGCAGATAAAGGTGTATGCTGCAATGAAAATGCTGGCGAAACATGAACTGAAACCAATATGCACTAATATCACTTCATACATAGTGAAAAATGTGATCTTCTGGGTGTTTGAAAAAAGGATGGGCACATTTCAGGAAGACGACTTTGTTGAGATATTATTGCAGGCCCTGGTGTACTTGAAAGAATGTATAACTTTGGGATGTCTTccaaattacatgattcattccAAGAATTTGCTACAAGGGAAGGTGTCACAAGAagagaaaatcaaactggaaaaACATCTCGATATTCTGATTACAGAAGATTCGACGGTGCTATTACGTTGCCCTTTGGTACAGGAAATGGTTGAAAAATCGGAGGAtgaactgaaaaataaattgctttttaGAGAACTGACGGATAAGGTTTTGCTTGCAATATTCGCTGTTCCTCAGCATGAATACGAcaaaattgaacatttatttcATGTAGCACAGAAAAGCGATGAATGTGTTAAGGTATACGCTGACAAGGTGTTACCAATAATAAGAGAGTCAAATCCATTCGGTGTATTTACTCTACTTACAACTCTGTCGGGTCCGGAAATTATAGGTCGGATATATGAAGGATTCATGCATGGCTTTGCTGAATGTTGGATGGGTTAA